A portion of the Sabethes cyaneus chromosome 3, idSabCyanKW18_F2, whole genome shotgun sequence genome contains these proteins:
- the LOC128741390 gene encoding uncharacterized protein LOC128741390 has translation MSLDFGEIVEPSTRAFWDDYDESEEDRAPLPPLEWNWLNEDNTEQKLNSIKLLLILEGQAITSFVGTAVLKGRSPIARLAGISTYLYSIPEQEMLVCLSEEKILNNFSRITEKLIPWLSSAQRVIAISFQPSVMHKGTSADDKEKACFIRSLNGQLSEIRELEAPNVITGLSAGALSYRKFTGQQMASAYVCFLDSSILDSVSSKPVLQLLKLLSVECDIDYQLKFVEGSNLYL, from the exons ATGAGTCTCGATTTTGGAGAAATTGTTGAGCCTTCAACACGAGCCTTCTGGGATGACTATGATGAAAGTGAGGAAGATCGAGCGCCATTGCCACC ACTGGAATGGAATTGGTTGAATGAGGATAACACCGAGCAGAAGCTAAACAGCATAAAACTACTGCTCATTCTGGAGGGCCAAGCAATCACGAGTTTCGTTGGAACGGCAGTATTGAAGGGCAGATCGCCAATCGCTCGGCTGGCCGGTATCTCAACATACCTTTACAGTATTCCAGAACAGGAAATGCTGGTTTGTTTATCAGAGGAAAAAATCCTCAACAATTTTTCACGAATAACGGAGAAATTAATCCCATGGCTTAGCTCAGCGCAGCGAGTGATTGCAATATCATTCCAACCCAGTGTAATGCATAAAGGAACCAGCGCGGACGACAAGGAGAAAGCGTGTTTTATACGATCTCTTAACGGTCAACTGAGTGAAATTCGAGAACTGGAAGCTCCCAATGTTATTACCGGTCTTTCAGCAGGTGCTTTAAGTTACAGAAAGTTCACCGGTCAGCAGATGGCTTCTGCTTACGTTTGCTTTTTGGACTCCTCCATTCTGGATTCAGTTTCTTCCAAGCCCGTACTGCAGCTATTGAAACTACTTTCCGTAGAATGTGACATCGACTATCAGTTGAAATTCGTTGAGGGATCAAATCTTTATCTATGA